The following DNA comes from Methanosarcina vacuolata Z-761.
CAAAATAGGGATACAAAAAGTATGCGCTTAAAATTTGGGAATTAAGGTAGTATGCATCTGCACACGAATTAAATGAGCAAAATAGGGATACAAAAAGTATGCGCTTAAAATTTGGGAATTAAGGGAGAATACTATGAGGATATCCGCCCAAAACAACAAAGAGACCAGTTTTTAAAGAGACCTATTTTTTAAAGTGACCTATTTTTTAAAGTGAAAAAGACTCAGAAATACACGAAAAAGATTCAAAACAGAATGACATTAATAAAAAACAAAATAGCATCAATAAAACATATAGTGGGCCCGCTGCGATTCGAACGCAGGACCTCACGGTTATCAGCCGTGCGCTCCACCAGGCTAAGCTACGGGCCCAAATGAAGGATAACTGGGTTATAAAACCTGTAAACTCCTGAGAAAGGATTGTCATATTGTGGTGGGCCCGCTGCGATTCGAACGCAGGACCTCACGGTTATCAGCCGTGCGCTCCACCAAGCTAAGCTACGGGCCCAAATGTCAGGTTTTTTAAAATTACCGAAGTAGAAAGGCTTTTCGGGAAAGCTTCCCAATCCGACAACACTTCTAATACTCAATTTACTACTTATAACTTTTGCTTGAAGCTCTTAAATTTCTAAGTTTCAAAAATTTATATGTAAGACGTCGAGCCTATGTGGCGACAGCTTTATATAAGATATTGAGTGTATGAGGGATGCTGATAAAGCATAAGCCTGATATGGGCCGGTAGATCAGGGGAAGATCGCTACCTTGGCATGGTAGAGGCCTCGGGTTCAATTCCCGACCGGTCCATTTAATAACTTTTAATAGTCTTGGACAACACTACTATTTTTCAAATGTCTATTTTACTTTCTAGTACTTTTTAAAGTCGATGGAAGCCAGAAAACCTCTATTCTCCTTTAAAATTATCTTTTTTGCTTAATGACAGGACATATCTTAAAAATTGAAATTAAAAGGCTAGTTAAATATTTGGAAATTAAAGGGACCCATAGCATAGAAGTTGGCTTATAATCAGCTTCTATTTTGTGTTTTGAGAGTTGTATAGGTCTGTTAAACATTACATCTATTTTGAAAGTGTTTATTACTGCCTCAAATGGTTCGTTATTTTCCATGAAGGCAGTACTCTGGAGTTGAGTTAGATTACCGAGGTATTTATAATTCTAGCCCGACGAAGACAAAAAATAGACGAGCAGATTTCAGCAGGATAATATAAACGCTTTATTTCACTGTATCTGCCGTCACATCTCTATTGTGCCAGGTACTGTTAGAACTATGCCATGCATATTCGTAAACATGATAATTATTTCCAATATAGTAGACACGTGGATCTCCGCCGTAGATTATTGATGAAAGTTTATAACGTACTGCTGGCTGTCCACCAGAATCTACTGTCACATCTCTGTTGTGCCAGGTACTGTCAGAGCTATGCCATGCATATTCGTAGACATGACTATTATCGCCAAAATAGTAGACACGTGGATTTTCACGGTAGGTTATTGATGAAAGCTCTCTAAAATTTTCTGCTGGTTGCCCACCAGAATCTACTGTCACATCTCTGTTGTGCCAGGTACTGTCAGAGCTATGCCATGCATATTCGTAGACATGGCCATTATTGCCATAATAGTAGACACGCGGATCTCCAACGTAAGTTATTGATGAAAGCGGACTTGCAGGCAATGCTGGCTGTCCACCAGAATCTACAGTCACATCTCTGTTATGCCAGGTACGGTCAGAACTATGCCATGCATATTCGTAAACATGATAATTATTTCCAATATAGTAGACACGCGGATCTCCAACGTAAGTTATTGATGAAAGCAGACTTATAGACAATGTTGGCTGTCCACCAGAATCTACAGTCACATCGCTGTTATGCCAGGTACTGTCAGAGCTATGCCATGCATATTCATAGACATGATAATTTTTGCCAAGATAGTAGACATGTCTATTAAACGGAGTATAATTGGTTGTTGATGAAAGCGAACTTATAGACAATGCTGGCTGCCCACCAGAATATGCTGTCACATCTCTGGAGTGCCAACTGCCACCAACCCAACTACCACCAACCCATCCTTCATTGGCAAGTTCGTAGACATGATTGTTATTGCCAAAATAGTAGACATAAATATTATCAAATCCATCGTTTATTGACGTAAATGCGCTTCCATCTACTGCTGGTTGTCCCCCTGCCTCTGCTGTCACATCTTTGTTGTGCCATGTACTGTCAGAGCTATGCCATGCATATTCGTAGACATGACCATTATTTCCAATATAATAGACACGTGGATCTCCGCCGTAGGTTATTGATGAAAGTAGACTATTCATTTATTTTCATACCCCCAATTTAATCGTTATAGATTAAAATTGGCGGAATATTATATATATACTAGTATAAACGCTTGTGAATAATATTGGTATTTTTAAGTGGAATAAGAAGTAATTACCAAAATGCCTAAAAGTTGATTTTTCAAGTTTTTGCGATTGCCAAAAATAATTTTATCGTTATTTGAAAGGGGAGTTTATGAAACACTTCATTACACAAGACACGCCTGTTACGGAAGAAGTGCTTAATGTCATTGCTCATTTGCCCACGAAAAGTCTTCCTGCGATAGTTGAAGATAAATTTTTTGTTAAACTGAGCGACCTAAATATTATGCGTATAGCAGTTTTACTTGCGCAAAAAAGCTATGACGAAGGTGGGTGCCCCATCGGCGGCGTTATCATTGATAACAATACTCGCCGGATTATTGGAAAAGGACACAATACGCTTGTGCAGGATAACGATCCTTACAACCACGGTGAAACGTCAGCCATACGCGATGCAGGACGACAGGACTTCAGTAATACTACAATTTTCACAACGCTTAGCCCATGTGACACTTGTGCCACGTTAATATATATGCGCCAATTCAGCCGCGTGGTCGTCGGCGATGTTACTAACGCCTCGGGTAACGAACAGATGCTTCGCGAGAAGGGTGTCAAAGTCGATATCCTTGAAGACCCTGTGGGAATAGAATTGTATGCAAAATATCGTGCCGAAAAGCCGGAACTCGACATGGAAGATTGGAAAGGCCTGGCTGCCGTTCGTAAGGCTGCAAGATAGAATTAAAAAAATAGGCAGTCCAAATAACCCTGATCAATACCGCCTTTTTCGTTTCTTGAGCCATCTCTGAATGGCTCGATATTTGTCCTTGGAAACAGCAGTTTTGATCTGATTATATGCCTCAAAGGTTTTAGCGATCACATTCATTTTAGCAATCACATTCGTTTTAGCGATTACATTCCGCAAAGATGGAAAAAAAGAAGAAAGCAAAAAAGCGGTGTAACGTGGTTCACAAGGCTTGACCTGCACCAATGAAGTATATTACGGGATCAGTTTTGAAGCTGTCCTGAATTTGCTTCATTTTACGGATACGCGTTAATGAAGTATATTGCGGGATCAGTTTTGAAGCTGTCCTGAATTTGCTTCATTTTACAGATTACGCGCAATGAAGTATATTACGGGATCAGAGTTCAAGCTGTCCTGAATTTACTCCAATTTACAGATTGCTCCCTCATGAACCAATTAATATTATATAGGTAACAATATAAA
Coding sequences within:
- a CDS encoding nucleoside deaminase; the encoded protein is MPTKSLPAIVEDKFFVKLSDLNIMRIAVLLAQKSYDEGGCPIGGVIIDNNTRRIIGKGHNTLVQDNDPYNHGETSAIRDAGRQDFSNTTIFTTLSPCDTCATLIYMRQFSRVVVGDVTNASGNEQMLREKGVKVDILEDPVGIELYAKYRAEKPELDMEDWKGLAAVRKAAR